TTAAAAAGGCGAAAggctgggatttttttttttggttattttCCCTAAATTTTATAGTGATATAATGAGACATTTATGGAGTTCATATTATTCATTAATAGTAACGCACATTTATGGAGTTCATATTATTCATTAATAGTAACGCAAGACatgaaggaaatataatacaaaattcCTTCGCTGGTGTATAATTGTGCTTTACTGGAAGTGTGGGTCATATAATTGATCACTTATGAACATTTAGAGGTTCTAAAGATTCAGTCCGTAGTTGTTTTTATTTGTGTTCGTCTCCTTAAAATCCCAGCAATATTTTACACATTAAGCCAGATTCATAGTAGGCCAAAAATTCACGTCTGTTATGAATATAACATTTGTTTCTTTCAGatgtaaccaaaaaaaaaaaatacaacatTTCTAATATTGTCTTTGCTATGACATTTATCAAACAGCATAGATGGAGATCAATTAGACGTTTTGGCACCAAAAAATTTAGAAAGCTCCTTGACAATAGGTTTCTCTTTAATATCTTCCTCCCTACTGAGATGCCATTTCTTTGATGTGTCTTCTGCCTGAAATCAGAAGCTCCTTGTTAGTACAAGAAGAAAAGTAAAAAGGGTAAGGATTAAAATTGTATAATTGGCATACCCATGTTTTTAAAGGCACCAATTGCTCTCTAATAATATCAAATTTTGGCTGAACCAAATCTTTCCCTTTAGTTCTGATATCATCACTCTGCCAGTATATAAAACCCATCATCAATTTCAGAGGCGATCCTCCTCCAAAATTGTCATACAAATGGTAGCAAATTTTAAGCATAAGGCAGGCACAAAATACTTACATTGTGCAGGTCTAGCATGGAGACTGCCAAACTGAACACCACTGCGGCTCCACCAAACACAATTGCAGTAGCAACTGCAAATGCCTTTCCAACTACAATGAGACCACGAGTAGTACATTAGAACCTTCACAGTATTCAATAAAATTGTACGATTTACTATTACATATTTTATGAAACAACTCaggaatttataatattttattttaaatttagctGGTAATGACTAATGAGTCCACTCCATTGAGAGAGGATGGTGGATCATATTCTGTGTGCACTTGTCTTGTGCTAGAGCCAGAAAAGGAAAGACACTAAAACCTACTCTGTGTGAGCCCTTCAGCTGCAGCCTTCAATTTCTCTGGATTTATAGGGGTATATCTGTCTTTTCTCATTTCGTTCGCCGTCGACGCCAACACCGAGTTCTCTTGTGACGGCAATTCCCACCTGCAATTCACCATTGAtggggaaaaaaaagaagaaaattgaagagagaaaacaattcaattttaattgaaaaatcaaaTCCCCAATTTTCAATTACCTTTTGGGGCCAAAGGTGACCTGAGGCAGAGATAGATAAGCTCTGAGAGGATTCAAAGCATCAGGGGACACAGTGGAGGCCTTACTGACATGGGAGTGCAGTGCCCACTTGGAGGCTGTGGAAAGAGACGATGAATCGGACGGTTTCCCGTAGATGTAGGAGGGAAGGGAATGCCTCAAGACCTCCGGAAGAACGTCAGCTTGGGATTCGTGCTCGCTTGAAAGAGGAGAAGACGGGAGGTTCTTGGAGGTGGGGATGGATTTCTCAGCAAGCCGGTTAACGGCATGTTTGGATTCCTGGAAAAAGTAGGCAGCTTCTTTTCCTGCTAGCCTTCCCGCGAGAAAACTCATTCTCTCTGCGGATGTTGGATTCGATGTGATCGACTAGATTTTGATTTGGCTTGTTTTTACTCTGTTGAGGTATTTAATGGCTTGTTTGTTTGGAAGGAAGCCaacgaaagaaaagaagaaagaaatattATATTCTTATactttttgtttaaatttttaaatatttttttaaaattaaaattgaaaaaaagaaattcaaaaattaaaaaaagttataaaaatggaAGTTATGAATATATTAtagtaaattttatttaatgagtgtataataataaaaataaaaagaaagaaaatttattctctaataatttaattaaggtaattaaataatataatataaataaaatatattgctTTCTATTTATCTTTTTTACTTATTTTGAGAAGattttttttacataaataaGAAACAAAATAAAGGTCACAGTTCAATTTAAAAAGTGTTTAATTTAtctaataaaattatgaaatatatttataatttacttatgatttatttatttattttcaaattaCTCATTAACtaagtaaaatattatattatcctaataatttttaaaaatattaacattatccttattttaataataacaacacttaattatatatacttttcaacatttttaataaattaaattacttttaaatattttttaatcaaataCTTAAATTAGTTAAagttatttttaagtaattttattaaataatttattttttatttttaatttgactcataaattaaaaaatatattttaaatcaaaaaattaaaagtaGTAAAATCAAACAATCTCttagttcttaatttttttattggtaTTCAAAGTTATTTATAGGATTTATtgagcaataataataataataataataataataataataataataataataataatattattattattattattattattattattattattagatcaATTTatgttttataatataaaaatttagttttacaagtttaaaattaatataattgagAAGTTTAACGCtttaactttgtcacgacccaacctataagccggaccggcactaggacctgggccagcctaaagcctccgaggcccgtcGTAAGTTTaattattccttaacccaactccaaAGCCCATTTAGgcccaaccggacagagtctgaccataaaatggaccttttaacggtgagtttttgactcacccgacctataaacacaatatataatcaattggagagctcagctcaccttccacatactcataataacataaagtcaaatgagagctcagcttcctcatccagtccaacatacatgcatataataagtttacaggtcaaacatggcaaattatattacagacccaaatcaaataaatatttctaacacatgcgaaaattctaggagttaacagaattatacaaatattacagacattaatagacgacctgcgaagaagaaaagcaggttaaccacaataataatccttctgtagcctaaaaaaataataaacaggagtgagcgttcgactcatggagtaaaatatcaattttaactataatctctataactatctaaaactaatgcaccctgtgaagtgaaatgcaacaccgttataaatttcatacaaatcacataaaAAGGCaaattggagcactcacacacccaacactgtcaaacaatacatatatgggagctgatcccctttataaccctcttaatccaacctctaccagcgaagatctcaagctgaactttcgcttaataaactaaatacggggtcctagcgaagaactcaagcaatgtctaccccgaaggaccgagtcccagcgaagatctcaagccgtgtctacccgtcctatccatatccaacactataccacacacacgccaacgcacgcatactgctccaaattatcacaaacaacatccatggcactttaacagttgtgaatgcaacataaaacatgcctagagtttaactacatagatacatacatataagtgatgcatgggtatacttgaacatataatagtatcgaaattacaattaaaattaatattttactcacagacttaatcgTAGTCACTATGGTGgctaggcggaggaggaaggctgtcttggctcacctgataatttttattataattatttaatacatttgactcaacacaaattaagaaaaagatcaaagatgtcctaagtcataCCGAAAATTCGgcaaagtctcccctatacctaggatcaacccaacctgcaaaagggcttcaaacgcacttctatatccacaaaccatatacccacaactcaatcacatcacacagcccctcctgggcccatccaaacagtcatcaatcacaatatataaaattacagtttagtcctcataatttaacccttttgcaaaaactacccaaatgagttttaaaaattctaaaactttgctccgctgtccttagcatcattactaagctaatgcaaaaggaattataattttttgagctactacgaatattttatgaattttaaatccaattcaagcactagaaaattaagaaaaagcaaagttcgggtttatctatgccgattctgacttcggggacgcgctcgggacgtctgacaatggtggggtagccaaatctcgacccaattccaagactttttcgataACTTGTTTgtttggccggaaattcacagacttgAGCAATtgttgaatttccgcgaattgaaggtacctacacgaagcccacaacaagggggttagtacataatttttacaaaattttctaagctcatttagtgctcgaaaaaatactacgaagtttcgtgggacccaccgaaaaacaatATTGGAAaagtttgaaatttatattgtcacgaagctctcgacaagtggagcgctctagtactctcagttttcttATGGAGTTCATGGTTtgcaagaaatctagcccaaaaatcgaaatgggctaaaacttcccggacaaaaattgggcaaaccgctctatggattttggtgttcttggtgtctgtggaaagctctcgaggtgtagatgagtttagacacaagacctggcccaaatggtggccggatcggccgaattttcgCGCGGGTTTTCAGGCCGCCTGGGACGTTGGCCAGCCGTGGGGAGGCACTGGGACGGCGCGCTGGCAAGGTGGGGAGTGCTGGGTGGCGGCGATGCGACgtagggaggagggaggagagagaaaatgggagagaaagaAAGGGCGATGGGAATGCGCGGGGGAGAAGAAAAGGAGAAGAAGACCGGTCTGATTCGATCGGTCGGATCCGGGTCAGTTCAATTCAGCCGGTCCTATTCAAGAtataaaatttttgtatttttactctacgttgggaccgaaaacgaagcccaaaaattttgaaaaaattctagaaaactcagaaaaattcgtaaagtcaaaatatatttttagttttgtcacatggtctttaaattaatttttaaaaatatcaaagttttatattttcagaaaatcgaacccgatttctaaaatccgaaaaatttcaaataatttcctaaaatttaaataaaataaaataaaatattaatatttaaccacaaaataataaatttaaaaattatgggtgttacattcttctccccttacagaaaattcgtcctcgaattttacacaaggcagaataaggtacaaaattacacattgaatagataagggtacttgctacacatgtcccgctttgactcccaggtgcactcttccactgactgactcctccacaaaaccttaaccatagggatctgttttgatcttagcttcctcacttggtagtccactatggctacaggttgctc
This sequence is a window from Hevea brasiliensis isolate MT/VB/25A 57/8 chromosome 10, ASM3005281v1, whole genome shotgun sequence. Protein-coding genes within it:
- the LOC110635029 gene encoding uncharacterized protein LOC110635029, whose translation is MSFLAGRLAGKEAAYFFQESKHAVNRLAEKSIPTSKNLPSSPLSSEHESQADVLPEVLRHSLPSYIYGKPSDSSSLSTASKWALHSHVSKASTVSPDALNPLRAYLSLPQVTFGPKRWELPSQENSVLASTANEMRKDRYTPINPEKLKAAAEGLTQIGKAFAVATAIVFGGAAVVFSLAVSMLDLHNSDDIRTKGKDLVQPKFDIIREQLVPLKTWAEDTSKKWHLSREEDIKEKPIVKELSKFFGAKTSN